One Candidatus Nitrososphaera evergladensis SR1 genomic window carries:
- a CDS encoding discoidin domain-containing protein — MRLTIFALFAATLVILPPIATGAGKAVISASAAEEQVAHPSSSSPSCVALPIAKAEASGNEIGNVPSNVADGQPVTKWSFFGKGAWVSVDLGTLADICHVDVEWYRGNTRQSTFTISYSSDAATYTQLYSGKSSGNTSGFERYDFANVDARYVRITVNGNTQDDWSAIAEIKVYGDVSAVPDNTKPFIMVDQPANNSKVIASSSAASSDAATVSIRGKAEDFGSGVKIVEVRTDGTAYVPATPAASGDWSAWTHSLKLSSGAHNIVVRATDNAGNQQWHVSVVRVFQEPSSTVLAASPLKPKDRFGITQLYPSAAGGLEWSSKWDNGNARQFGNVVDPDDSWFETTHGIGNYTVDGNGTLTAAGNFTRMYVHDPANVREWSENLEITIYINRINETQLIDYSGLQIFARTNHGTNGNENRNFCDDRGYGVLVLTDGRWKLEKETAHHLSNGYVDLPGQKPWSELPKNTWVGIKFVLRNMDNDTKVKLELYRDMTGGLNGGRWEKMYEFIDNGTNFGAGYGACKPGVNPALPLVHSFIDPTSETRKPMLSVYARNEYGTMEYANFTIREINPLP, encoded by the coding sequence TTGCGATTAACAATTTTTGCTCTTTTTGCTGCAACTCTGGTAATACTACCCCCCATCGCGACAGGCGCTGGCAAAGCAGTCATTTCTGCAAGTGCGGCAGAAGAACAAGTCGCTCACCCATCATCATCATCACCATCCTGCGTGGCTTTGCCGATAGCAAAGGCAGAGGCATCAGGAAACGAGATTGGAAACGTGCCAAGCAATGTTGCTGACGGCCAGCCTGTTACGAAATGGTCATTTTTTGGGAAAGGCGCGTGGGTATCGGTTGACCTTGGAACGCTTGCAGACATCTGCCATGTCGACGTGGAATGGTACAGGGGTAACACTAGGCAGAGCACGTTTACCATATCGTATTCTTCTGATGCTGCAACGTATACCCAGCTTTATTCGGGCAAGAGCTCTGGAAACACGTCTGGCTTTGAGAGGTACGACTTTGCAAACGTCGACGCCAGATATGTCAGGATCACGGTAAACGGGAACACCCAAGACGATTGGTCGGCCATTGCAGAGATCAAGGTGTACGGCGACGTTTCTGCAGTGCCAGACAATACCAAGCCTTTCATAATGGTGGACCAGCCTGCAAACAACAGCAAAGTAATAGCGTCGTCATCAGCAGCATCTTCTGATGCCGCCACGGTCAGCATCAGGGGCAAGGCGGAAGATTTTGGAAGTGGAGTGAAAATAGTCGAAGTCAGGACAGACGGCACGGCATACGTGCCTGCAACGCCTGCTGCCTCAGGCGACTGGTCAGCATGGACCCATTCGCTCAAGCTTTCCTCAGGGGCGCACAACATAGTGGTGCGCGCGACTGACAACGCTGGAAACCAGCAGTGGCACGTCTCGGTCGTAAGGGTTTTCCAAGAGCCCAGTTCTACGGTACTGGCCGCAAGTCCTCTGAAACCAAAGGACAGGTTTGGCATCACACAGCTGTACCCGTCTGCTGCCGGCGGGCTTGAATGGTCTTCAAAGTGGGACAATGGAAATGCCCGGCAGTTTGGCAATGTCGTTGACCCGGACGACAGCTGGTTTGAGACGACACACGGCATAGGGAACTACACCGTCGACGGCAACGGCACCCTGACGGCGGCCGGCAACTTTACACGGATGTACGTGCACGACCCTGCCAATGTCAGGGAATGGTCAGAGAACCTGGAGATAACAATATACATCAACAGGATAAACGAAACGCAGCTTATCGACTATTCCGGCCTGCAGATATTTGCCCGTACAAACCACGGCACGAACGGCAACGAAAACAGGAATTTCTGCGACGACAGGGGGTACGGCGTCCTGGTACTTACTGACGGCAGGTGGAAGCTTGAAAAAGAGACAGCCCACCACCTGTCAAACGGCTATGTGGACCTGCCGGGCCAAAAGCCCTGGAGCGAGCTTCCAAAGAACACCTGGGTGGGCATCAAGTTTGTGCTCCGCAACATGGACAACGACACCAAGGTAAAGCTGGAACTGTACCGCGACATGACTGGAGGATTGAACGGCGGCAGGTGGGAAAAGATGTACGAGTTTATAGACAACGGCACGAACTTTGGGGCAGGATACGGAGCTTGCAAGCCCGGCGTAAACCCTGCACTGCCACTCGTGCACTCGTTCATAGATCCAACCAGCGAGACAAGAAAGCCGATGCTTTCTGTCTATGCAAGAAACGAGTACGGGACGATGGAGTACGCCAACTTTACCATAAGGGAAATCAACCCGCTTCCCTGA
- a CDS encoding right-handed parallel beta-helix repeat-containing protein, protein MKYTSVLLCALLASTFGIVIWNMYLPVSSNRNAEFIDYLGYSAKKAYNNNDFLKNNITPIATQLGLGPAPPLPNVGPRILYDPSMPSTVTLTFYVQYGNQENLLPLLDLLQNYNVSKAVFFIEDRFLKEHDFVAKRIQDQGYVIKTWDDLSGYKAAGYLPSVYRGVPLVENEILGQTGRDRDAMEFIRVALRHADSSVIAFSPKIMAHKIVLEDVLKQDGKGIVFSDQPAAAASPQQPSDSQVPPLVLISDGNNSATRVNEGKWTMDLLSKQYPSAVRYNEQESAYLVTRPIIMGNNTTLEINGVRVLLLSSSERNPNPTYLEIRGNAAIANSTVTSWDPVRARPEIDPYIPRPYIVVRGGHMDVLNSTITHLGYSLGGLKDTRYAHAALEYYNAKDFVVANSTIAFNYYGFYSEDSSDFRILNNEIYGQTRYGLDPHTRSVNFVVDSNNVHDNGNQGIICSLWCNNVTITNNIVEYNVEGIGLHWLTNSSIVKDNVVRFNEKYGVFIQKESYNNSVENNIIVGNKYGVGILEGSSRNTVANNVVADNVLERFRIDADSTGNTMRDNRYSVSAG, encoded by the coding sequence ATGAAATACACCTCCGTCCTGCTGTGTGCGCTCCTTGCGAGCACCTTTGGCATCGTGATATGGAACATGTACCTGCCCGTATCAAGCAACAGAAACGCCGAGTTCATTGACTACTTGGGCTATTCGGCCAAAAAGGCGTACAACAACAATGACTTTCTGAAAAACAACATCACGCCCATTGCGACACAGCTCGGCCTTGGACCTGCTCCTCCTCTGCCAAACGTGGGCCCAAGGATACTGTACGACCCAAGTATGCCAAGCACGGTGACTCTGACTTTTTACGTGCAGTACGGAAATCAGGAGAACCTGCTGCCACTGCTTGACTTGCTCCAGAACTACAACGTCAGCAAGGCGGTGTTCTTCATAGAAGACAGGTTCCTAAAAGAACACGACTTTGTGGCCAAGAGAATCCAGGACCAGGGGTACGTTATCAAGACATGGGATGACCTGAGCGGCTACAAGGCGGCGGGATACCTCCCGTCCGTATACAGGGGCGTGCCGCTAGTCGAAAACGAAATCCTTGGCCAGACTGGCAGGGACCGCGACGCGATGGAGTTCATCCGGGTGGCACTGCGTCACGCTGACTCATCAGTCATTGCGTTCTCTCCAAAAATAATGGCGCACAAGATTGTGCTTGAAGACGTGCTAAAGCAGGACGGAAAAGGGATCGTGTTCTCTGACCAGCCTGCCGCGGCTGCAAGTCCGCAGCAGCCTTCCGATTCGCAGGTTCCGCCCCTCGTGCTCATCTCCGACGGCAACAATTCCGCAACGCGGGTAAACGAAGGGAAATGGACCATGGACCTGCTGTCCAAGCAGTATCCTTCCGCGGTACGCTACAACGAGCAAGAATCTGCCTACCTTGTCACAAGGCCCATCATAATGGGAAACAACACAACCCTTGAGATAAACGGGGTCCGGGTGCTACTGCTCTCTTCGTCTGAGCGCAACCCTAATCCAACCTACCTTGAGATCCGCGGAAACGCGGCGATTGCAAACTCGACCGTGACTTCGTGGGACCCTGTCCGTGCACGCCCCGAGATAGACCCGTACATCCCGCGCCCGTACATCGTGGTAAGGGGAGGGCACATGGATGTCCTGAACTCTACCATAACGCACCTTGGATACTCTCTTGGCGGACTCAAAGACACCAGGTACGCCCACGCCGCACTTGAATACTACAACGCCAAAGACTTTGTAGTTGCCAACTCTACCATTGCCTTCAACTATTACGGGTTCTATTCGGAGGATTCAAGCGACTTTAGGATACTGAACAACGAGATCTACGGGCAGACCCGCTACGGGCTTGACCCGCACACCCGGTCAGTCAACTTTGTAGTCGACTCTAACAATGTGCACGACAACGGCAACCAAGGGATCATCTGCTCGCTGTGGTGCAACAACGTCACAATCACTAACAACATAGTCGAGTACAACGTCGAGGGCATAGGGCTCCACTGGCTCACCAACTCTAGCATAGTAAAGGACAACGTCGTGCGCTTCAATGAAAAGTACGGAGTGTTCATCCAGAAAGAAAGCTACAACAACTCTGTTGAAAACAACATCATAGTCGGCAACAAGTACGGCGTCGGAATCCTTGAAGGGTCGTCGCGCAACACCGTCGCAAACAACGTCGTGGCAGACAATGTGCTTGAAAGATTCAGAATCGACGCTGACAGCACCGGCAACACCATGCGGGACAACAGGTACTCTGTCTCCGCGGGCTGA
- a CDS encoding glycosyltransferase family 2 protein, whose protein sequence is MELVTRENYTPQKLTPRKKAVRSLIIAGAGALIATKLYMLFFYLDPILGIYSFLTTFLVFSSFIVSYTMYRDPVYGKKKGKKEEDGKNVNGDGGAGAPFSAQEPLVSVIIPAKNDPVMIIEAAKSCLASTYQNIEVIMVNDGSTDDTGHAMDLLRKEFPDRISVIHLAQNVGKRKAVREGIVSGPAKGDIILLIDSDCIIEKTAIERMVKVFDDPDVGAVSGHGRAVNAEQNTLTKMQDTWYDGQFSIMKAMESAFGTVTCCPGILSAYRKEAIMPALDKWANDVFLGADFTLGDDRHLTSYVIGGNKHYLDKEQKVWKAMYSESAIVYTEVPHRFKKFMWQQIRWKKSWLRVFFFTAPYYYKDRNPFAAAVYYLQMIWSFLSPVVAIRSLILLPLQGEYWSAVVYVAGLLFIGLLFAAEFKLRNPDTGGKWAYRLTWSVMGFFLSSLEYYSFLTVRNKSWLTR, encoded by the coding sequence GTGGAGCTAGTCACAAGAGAAAATTACACACCGCAAAAGCTTACGCCCCGAAAGAAAGCTGTAAGGTCGCTTATCATAGCGGGGGCAGGCGCGCTTATCGCCACAAAGCTATACATGCTGTTTTTCTATCTGGACCCGATTCTCGGCATATACAGCTTTCTTACTACGTTTCTGGTCTTTAGCTCATTCATTGTTTCTTACACGATGTACAGGGATCCTGTTTACGGCAAAAAGAAGGGAAAGAAAGAAGAAGATGGCAAGAATGTCAACGGTGATGGCGGCGCCGGCGCTCCCTTTAGCGCACAAGAGCCTCTTGTAAGCGTGATAATACCTGCCAAGAACGATCCTGTCATGATAATCGAGGCCGCCAAGTCGTGCCTTGCATCTACGTACCAGAACATCGAGGTAATAATGGTAAACGACGGCTCGACAGACGACACCGGCCACGCGATGGACCTCCTGCGAAAAGAGTTCCCTGACAGGATATCTGTCATACACCTTGCCCAAAACGTCGGCAAGAGAAAGGCCGTCCGGGAGGGAATAGTGTCAGGGCCGGCCAAGGGCGACATCATACTGCTCATCGACTCTGACTGCATAATTGAAAAGACCGCCATAGAGCGGATGGTAAAGGTCTTTGACGACCCTGATGTGGGCGCCGTCTCCGGCCACGGCCGCGCGGTGAACGCGGAACAGAACACGCTGACAAAAATGCAGGACACCTGGTACGACGGCCAGTTTTCCATAATGAAGGCGATGGAAAGCGCCTTTGGCACCGTGACCTGCTGCCCCGGAATCCTGTCAGCTTACAGGAAGGAGGCCATCATGCCTGCGCTTGACAAGTGGGCAAACGACGTCTTTTTGGGAGCCGATTTCACGCTGGGCGACGACCGCCACCTGACAAGCTATGTCATTGGCGGCAACAAGCACTACCTTGACAAGGAGCAAAAGGTGTGGAAGGCCATGTACTCTGAAAGCGCAATCGTCTACACAGAGGTCCCGCACAGGTTCAAGAAATTCATGTGGCAGCAGATACGCTGGAAGAAAAGCTGGCTGCGCGTGTTCTTCTTTACCGCGCCATACTATTACAAGGACAGAAACCCGTTTGCCGCAGCCGTATATTACCTGCAGATGATATGGTCGTTCCTTTCGCCAGTGGTAGCTATCCGCTCGCTCATCCTTCTTCCGCTTCAGGGCGAGTACTGGTCGGCAGTTGTGTACGTCGCCGGCCTGCTATTCATTGGGCTCTTGTTTGCAGCAGAGTTCAAGTTGCGAAACCCAGATACGGGCGGCAAGTGGGCTTACCGGCTTACGTGGTCGGTGATGGGCTTTTTCCTCAGCTCGCTGGAATACTATTCTTTCCTCACAGTGAGGAACAAGTCGTGGCTGACAAGGTGA
- a CDS encoding RidA family protein, whose product MTTTSSTTAAEQTLKSLGITLPTPPAPAGSYVPVVVSGNLAFVAGQIPVEAGQVKFKGKVGRDVSIEAGQQAARLCTINAVAQLKAALGSLGRIKRIVKVTGFVNCEPSFADQPKVINGASDLLVQIFGESGKHARAAVGVSSLPLESAVEVEFIVEIK is encoded by the coding sequence ATGACGACTACATCATCAACAACAGCAGCAGAACAGACCCTCAAGTCGCTTGGCATAACGCTTCCAACCCCGCCTGCGCCCGCCGGCTCGTACGTGCCAGTCGTAGTTAGCGGCAACTTGGCATTTGTGGCAGGCCAGATCCCAGTAGAGGCAGGGCAGGTGAAATTCAAAGGCAAGGTCGGCAGGGACGTTTCGATAGAGGCAGGGCAGCAGGCTGCACGACTTTGCACTATAAATGCGGTTGCGCAGCTAAAGGCCGCGCTTGGCTCACTTGGGCGCATAAAGCGCATAGTAAAAGTGACAGGGTTTGTCAACTGCGAGCCGTCTTTTGCGGACCAGCCCAAGGTCATAAACGGCGCATCTGATCTCCTTGTACAAATCTTTGGAGAAAGCGGCAAGCACGCCCGCGCCGCAGTTGGCGTCAGCAGCCTGCCCCTCGAAAGCGCGGTGGAAGTAGAGTTCATCGTCGAGATAAAGTAA